TGACCGATCCGATCACCGAACTGAACATGGGACAGACCGCCGAAGTGGTTGGCCACCTCTTCGCCATTTCGCGCGCGGCGGCCGATGCCTATGCGCTGGAAAGCCACCGCAGGCTGGCCCGTGCCCAGGAGGCCGGCGACCTCGACAATGAGGTGATACCGGCGATCGCCAGCGACGGTACTCTCTTCGAGAAGGACGACGGCGTCAGGCCGGATAGCACGATGGACAAGCTCGGTGCGCTGAAGCCGGTGTTCGAGCGCCCCTACGGCAAGGTCACCGCCGGCAATTCCTCGCAGATCACCGACGGCGCGTCCTGGGTGATCCTGGCCTCCGAAGCCGCGGTCGAAAAACATCGGCTGACGCCGCTGGCGCGCATCGTCGACAGCGAATGGGCAGCCCTCGATCCCGCGATCATGGGGCTCGGGCCGGTGCTGGCCTCGACCCCGATCCTGGAGCGGCGCGGCCTTGGCCGTGACGACATCGACATCTGGGAGATCAACGAGGCCTTCGCCGCCCAGGTGCTTGGCTGTCTCGCGGCCTGGAACGACGAGCGCTTCTGCCGCGCCGTGCTCGGCCGCGACACGCCCTTCGGCCTGATCGATCACGACCGGCTCAATGTCGACGGCGGCGCGATCAGTCTCGGCCATCCCGTCGGCACGAGCGGCAACCGCATCGTGCTGCATCTGGCCAATACGCTCAGGCGGCGCGGCATGAAGCGTGGCGTTGCCACCGAGTGCATCGGCGGCGGGCAGGGCGGCGCCATGCTGCTGGAGGTGGCGTGATGCGCGACAGATCCGTGCCGGTCCGCGGCGTGCTCGCCGCTCGTGAAATGGCGATGGGGCCGGCGGCGACGCTGACCCGCCTGCGCCATTGGCACCTGAAGAAGGATGACGACGGCATCGCCTGGCTGATCCTCGACCGGGCCGGCGAGAACGCCAATACCCTGTCCGAAGAGGTGATGCGGGAACTCGACACCATGCTCGCCGAGATCGCCGGTCTCGGCGTGAAAGGGCTGGTCCTGCGCTCGGCCAAAACCGGCGGCTTCGCGGCCGGCGCCGATATCCGCGACTTTCGCGGCGTCGCCGATGTCGCCGAGATCGAGGCGCGGATGCGCGGCGCCCACGACATCGTCGACCGGCTGGCCGCCTTGCGCATTCCGACCGTTGCCGTCGTCCACGGCCATTGCCTCGGCGGCGGCCTGGAACTGGCGCTTGCCTGCCGCCACCGCATCGCGGTCGACGGCGCGAGTTTCGGCTTCCCCGAAGTCTTGCTCGGCCTGCATCCGGGGCTCGGCGGAACCTTCCGCCTGCCCACGCTGATCGACCCCATCGAAGCGATGACCATGATGCTGACCGGCAGGTCGGTCCATGCCGCCAAGGCGAGGCGTCTCGGGCTGGTCGATGCCGTGGTCGAGGAGCGCCACGTCGCCCATGCCGTGGGTGCCGCGATATCAGGTGGGCTGAAGCGCGCCGGCCGGGGCTGGATGAGCCCGGCCTTCGCTCTCGGCGCGGCCCGGCGCCTCGCCGGCAAGCGCATGCGCGCGGAAGCCGAGAAACAGGCGCCGGCGGAGCATTATCCCGCGCCCTATCGGCTGATCTCGCTGTGGGAGGAGCATGGCAGCGACAAGAAGGCCATGCAGCCGGCGGAAATCCGCTCCTTCGCGGAACTGCTCGCCGGCAAGACCGCGCAGAACCTGATCCGCGTCTTCTTCCTGCGTGAAGGGCTCAAGGCCCTGGGCAAGGGCGACAGCCGGATCGACCACGTCCATGTCATTGGCGCCGGCACCATGGGCGGCGATATCGCGGCCTGGTGCGCGGCGCGTGGCCTCACCGTCACGCTGGCCGACCTCGACCGCAAGGCGCTCGGCAAGGCGATCGGACGGGCCTCGTCCTTCTACGACAAACGGCTTCATTCCGGCATCGCGCGCCGGGATGCGCTCGATCGGCTGATGCCTGACCTCGGCGGCGACGGCGCAGCGCGTGCCGATATCGTCATCGAGGCGATCGCCGAGGATGCGGAGATCAAGAAAAAGGTCTTTGCGAGCCTCGCCACGGTCATGAAACCGGACGCGATCCTGGCGACCAATACGTCGAGCATCCCCTTGGAGACCCTGCGCGAGGGCCTGGCCTTGCCGGACCGGCTGGTCGGCGTGCATTTCTTCAATCCGGTCACCCGCATGGAACTGGTCGAGATCGTTGCGCACGATCAGGCCAGCCCGGAGACGCTGGCCCGGGCGCGCGCCTTCTGCGGCCGGATCGACCGGCTGCCGGCGCCGGTCCGGAGCTCGCCCGGTTTTTTGGTCAACCGCGCCCTGACGCCCTATCTGAGCGAAGCTTTCGTCATGCTCGACGAGGGCATGCGGAAGGAAACCATCGACCAGGCGGCCAGGGATTTCGGCATGCCCATGGGGCCGATCGAGCTTGCCGACCAGGTTGGGCTCGACATTGGCCTGCATGTTGCCGAGATGCTGAAGCGGTCGCTGGCCGACCCGCTGCCCGACATTCCCGACTGGCTGCGCCAGAAGGTCGCCAAGGGTGAGCTCGGCCGCAAGACCGGCAAGGGGCTCTACGCCTACGACAAGGACGGCAAACCGGTAAAGGCGGAAGCCCCGGCACCCGACGCCGACCTGGCCGACCGCCTGGTCATGCCCATGCTCAACACCTGCGTCAGGCTGTTGCGCGAAGGCGTCGTCGCCGATGCCGATACGCTGGATGGCGCGATGATCTTCGCCACCGGCTTTGCGCCGTTCCGGGGCGGGCCGATCCATTATGCCCGCGAGCGCGGCATCGAGGAGGTCGTCGCGGCCTTGAGCCGTCTCGAAGCGGTCCACGGCGCCAGGTTCCGGCCCGACGAGGGCTGGCGCGATCTGGCAAAGCCGGGGCCGGCCTTGGCATGAGCGGGCCGGCCGTCCACAGCGATGCCGCTGCCATTGCCGACCGCATCATCGATGAGCTGGACGGCCGGATCGTGCTCGGCCTGCCGCTCGGTCTCGGCAAATCGGTCCGGATCGCCGATGCGCTGTTTGCCCGCGCCGCCGCCGACCGGGCCATTCGTCTCGATATCTTCACCGCCTTGACGCTGGAGCCGCCGCGCTGGTCCTCCGACATGGAGCGCCGCTTCGTCGAGCCGTTGAACCAGCGGCTGTTCGCTGGCTACCAGGTGCCGGCCTATGCCAGGGCGCTACGCGACGGCACGCTGCCGGACAATGTGACGGTCAGCGAGTTCTTCCTGCAGGCCGGCCGCTGGCTCGAGGTGCCGGCGATGCAGCAGGCCTATATCAGCGCCAATTACACCCATGCCGCGCGTTATATTTTCGACCGCGGCCTCAATGTCATCGCCCAATTGGTCGCCCGGCGCGGCGAAGGCGAGGCGGCCCGCTACAGCCTGTCCTGCAACAGCGACACCACGCTCGATCTCCTGCCGCGGCTCAAGGCGAGCGGCCGCAAGTTCCTGCTGGTCGGCGAGGTCAATTCAGCCTTGCCCTTCATGGCCGGCGAGGCGGCCTTGCCGGCAAGCGCGTTCAAGCTCGTGCTGGAGACACCGGGAGCGGAGCCGCGCCTGTTCGCGCCGCCCAAGGAGCCGGTCTCGGATGCCGACCATGCCATCGGCATTCACGCGGCAAGCCTGGTCAAGGATGGCGGCACGCTGCAGATCGGCATCGGCTCGCTCGGCGACGCGGTGACGGCGGCGCTGATCATGCGCCATCGCGACCCTGAGCTGTTCGCCGAGACGCTGCGGGGCCTCGACGGCCGCGATACCATCGGCGAGCGCGAGACCGGGCGGTTCGACCTCGGCCTCTATGCGACCAGCGAGATGTTCGTCGATGGTTTCGCCGAGCTCTATCGTGAGCGCATCCTGAAACGCCGGGCCGCCGACGGCGCCTTGCTGCATGCCGGCTTCTTCGTCGGCTCCGAGGATTTCTATCGCTTCCTGCGCGACCTGCCCGACGCCGAGCGCGACCTGTTCCAGATGCGCCCGATCTCCTTCGTCAACGAGATCTTCGGCGATGAGGCGGCCAAGCGTCGCGACCGGGTCGACGCCCGTTTCGTCAACAGCGCCATGATGGTGACATTGCTCGGCGACGTGGTGTCCGACGGCCTCGGCGGCGGCCGCGTGGTGTCGGGTGTCGGCGGCCAGTATAATTTCGTCGCCCAGGCCTTCGCGCTCGACGGGGCCCGCTCGATCATCACCTTGAACGCCTGGCGCCGGTTCCATGGCGAGCGCCACTCGCGGCTCCTGTGGAATTCCGACCACACGACCATTCCCCGGCATTTGCGCGATATCGTGATCACCGAATATGGCGTGGCGGATCTTCGCGGCCGATCCGACCGCGACTGCATCGTCGCGATGCTGGCGATCGCCGACCAGAAATTCCAGGGCGAGCTTGCCGCGCAGGCCCGCAAGAGCCGCAAGCTGGAGGCCGGCTTCCGTTTGCCGGACGCGCACCGGGACAATACGCGCGAGCGCATCGCCGGGGCTTTGCGGGCCGCCAAGGCGCGCGGGTTCTGCCAGCCGTTTCCGTTCGGCACGGCTTTCACCGACGAAGAGCGCAAGCTCCTGCCGGCTTTGGCGCTGCTGCGCGACCGCATGGCCGGCTCCTGGTCGCAGGCCTGGGTCCTGCTCGCCTCGCTCATGGCCGGCGGGGCGCCGGACCGGCATGGTCCCGAGCTCCGGCGCATGGCCCTGGATGTTCCCAAGACAATGTCGGAACGCCTGTACCGGCGGGTCCTGACCTGGGCGCTGGACCAGCAGGCCGGCTGAGACGCACCGTCTCGCCGTTCACCCCGGCGGATCGTTCGGGAAGACGGTGGCGTGGCGGCCGTCCCAGGACAGGCTGACCGCTTGTCCGCGCGTCAGGCTCGCGGCCTCCGCCTCATTGGCATGGTGAAGCGCGAAACAGTCCTTGCCGTCAGCCAGGCGGATCACCGACCGGCGGGCGTTGCCGAGATAGACCACGTCGGTCAGGGTGCCGGTCACGCCGCCGTCATGCTGCGTGGCCGGCTGCAGCCTGAGGCGCTCGGGCCTGATGGCGACGACCACCGACGTGCCCGACCGGGCCGGTTCCGGCGACATCGCCGCGACCGGACTGCCGGCAATGTCGACACGGCAATGCGCGCCATCGGCGCCGGTGACGCGTCCGGGCAGGAAATTGGTCTCACCGATGAAATCGGCGACGAAGCGTGTCGCCGGGCGCTCATAGAGCTCTTCCGGCGTGCCGATCTGCTCGACCCGCCCCTTGTTGAACACCGCGATGCGGTCGCTCATCGTCAGGGCCTCTTCCTGGTCATGCGTGACATAGAGCACCGAGATCCGCCGCTCGCGGTGGATGCGCTTGATTTCGCGCTGCATCTGCTCGCGCAGC
This portion of the Phreatobacter stygius genome encodes:
- a CDS encoding acetyl-CoA C-acetyltransferase: MTMSEDAGPAARDGGRPVYLVDGARTPFLRARGKPGPFTPVDLAVQCGRPLLLRQPFPRAAFDTVILGCVNVIADEMNPARVAALRLGLGEAMTAFTVQINCGSGMQSIDTAFRTIEAGKADLILAGGAEALSHAPLVLRREAVEWFGRFAGAKSALQKAAALGGLRPDFFQPVIGLERGLTDPITELNMGQTAEVVGHLFAISRAAADAYALESHRRLARAQEAGDLDNEVIPAIASDGTLFEKDDGVRPDSTMDKLGALKPVFERPYGKVTAGNSSQITDGASWVILASEAAVEKHRLTPLARIVDSEWAALDPAIMGLGPVLASTPILERRGLGRDDIDIWEINEAFAAQVLGCLAAWNDERFCRAVLGRDTPFGLIDHDRLNVDGGAISLGHPVGTSGNRIVLHLANTLRRRGMKRGVATECIGGGQGGAMLLEVA
- a CDS encoding 3-hydroxyacyl-CoA dehydrogenase NAD-binding domain-containing protein, which gives rise to MRDRSVPVRGVLAAREMAMGPAATLTRLRHWHLKKDDDGIAWLILDRAGENANTLSEEVMRELDTMLAEIAGLGVKGLVLRSAKTGGFAAGADIRDFRGVADVAEIEARMRGAHDIVDRLAALRIPTVAVVHGHCLGGGLELALACRHRIAVDGASFGFPEVLLGLHPGLGGTFRLPTLIDPIEAMTMMLTGRSVHAAKARRLGLVDAVVEERHVAHAVGAAISGGLKRAGRGWMSPAFALGAARRLAGKRMRAEAEKQAPAEHYPAPYRLISLWEEHGSDKKAMQPAEIRSFAELLAGKTAQNLIRVFFLREGLKALGKGDSRIDHVHVIGAGTMGGDIAAWCAARGLTVTLADLDRKALGKAIGRASSFYDKRLHSGIARRDALDRLMPDLGGDGAARADIVIEAIAEDAEIKKKVFASLATVMKPDAILATNTSSIPLETLREGLALPDRLVGVHFFNPVTRMELVEIVAHDQASPETLARARAFCGRIDRLPAPVRSSPGFLVNRALTPYLSEAFVMLDEGMRKETIDQAARDFGMPMGPIELADQVGLDIGLHVAEMLKRSLADPLPDIPDWLRQKVAKGELGRKTGKGLYAYDKDGKPVKAEAPAPDADLADRLVMPMLNTCVRLLREGVVADADTLDGAMIFATGFAPFRGGPIHYARERGIEEVVAALSRLEAVHGARFRPDEGWRDLAKPGPALA
- a CDS encoding acetyl-CoA hydrolase/transferase C-terminal domain-containing protein is translated as MSGPAVHSDAAAIADRIIDELDGRIVLGLPLGLGKSVRIADALFARAAADRAIRLDIFTALTLEPPRWSSDMERRFVEPLNQRLFAGYQVPAYARALRDGTLPDNVTVSEFFLQAGRWLEVPAMQQAYISANYTHAARYIFDRGLNVIAQLVARRGEGEAARYSLSCNSDTTLDLLPRLKASGRKFLLVGEVNSALPFMAGEAALPASAFKLVLETPGAEPRLFAPPKEPVSDADHAIGIHAASLVKDGGTLQIGIGSLGDAVTAALIMRHRDPELFAETLRGLDGRDTIGERETGRFDLGLYATSEMFVDGFAELYRERILKRRAADGALLHAGFFVGSEDFYRFLRDLPDAERDLFQMRPISFVNEIFGDEAAKRRDRVDARFVNSAMMVTLLGDVVSDGLGGGRVVSGVGGQYNFVAQAFALDGARSIITLNAWRRFHGERHSRLLWNSDHTTIPRHLRDIVITEYGVADLRGRSDRDCIVAMLAIADQKFQGELAAQARKSRKLEAGFRLPDAHRDNTRERIAGALRAAKARGFCQPFPFGTAFTDEERKLLPALALLRDRMAGSWSQAWVLLASLMAGGAPDRHGPELRRMALDVPKTMSERLYRRVLTWALDQQAG
- a CDS encoding ABC transporter ATP-binding protein, which produces MGQPVLELSGVKKSYGGYVAVESVDLALRRDEFLTFLGPSGSGKTTTLMMVAGLQQPDAGSIRLGGQPVDRLPPYRRDIGMVFQNYALFPHMTVRRNVAFPLEMRQVGRAERERQVADALQLVGLADYGDRLPRQLSGGQQQRVALARAMVYHPTLLLMDEPLGALDKKLREQMQREIKRIHRERRISVLYVTHDQEEALTMSDRIAVFNKGRVEQIGTPEELYERPATRFVADFIGETNFLPGRVTGADGAHCRVDIAGSPVAAMSPEPARSGTSVVVAIRPERLRLQPATQHDGGVTGTLTDVVYLGNARRSVIRLADGKDCFALHHANEAEAASLTRGQAVSLSWDGRHATVFPNDPPG